The following nucleotide sequence is from Triticum dicoccoides isolate Atlit2015 ecotype Zavitan chromosome 7B, WEW_v2.0, whole genome shotgun sequence.
TCATtacattttgactagtaaagcaagaccaaagaaaacaagaaccacaagaatacatttgagaagatacccaacttccataactactcccttgagttgggttagcgTCTTCTCGaggcactcattgttgatctgtggaggaggcacgacgttgcaccctcctttcttcttcaagccagaagtcgacgctgcttcctcacacgtagtatcgtgccttgttgcttcttcgcacgtagtatcgtgcctagtctctaatctagcaacaagtgcacttgtctcatctaaagcctctaggctagctaaaagtgcacgaacatgcaatacatttcgctctatcaacatatcgatgtactcttcttcccaataccaaaatttGCATTCGTTCTACACAATAAAACTTAAAGTTAGCACCACTAGTCTAATCGaagagcacaaaccgaagctaaaagagcacataccccatcgtttaagcacttgatgaacacccatccgggatgctccggcgttgtagacacgcggcgcacgaccacccttgggcagtggtcgcacttgatgaggggcaacggtgcgccgacgagcttttgggcaagcaccgagcccggccgcCCGCCATTCGCATATCTGCCGGCAAGCCACCtacggtgcagatccgagcggctagaggacgagccactgcctgcatgtggccttgcggccttgccagggccttccggcgaggttcccggccagtccatggcgcggcccgacctcccacagccgggcgagctcaagaccgaccggatccgccccaaatccggccggcggGCGCGCAAACAAGGTGGCCGTgcttgggtagctcggcggcgacGAGAGGAAGGGGCTGGGCAAGCGCGCGGCCGAGttgcacggctgcaatggcagcgggcggccggcggcggcgaggggaagagagggaaagagtggagtggatgcggccggagggagggaggggcggatagaaaaaggcccgtcctgtgccaccgacgggcgggccaggagAGGACACGCGTAGACGACCCGCGCGTTcgcgtggtgtccgtttcaccccaaaagtggcgcaaacttgggccgcggatgggtcgaaagcggacacaaagcgaacaaaagtccgtttgcgcccgcgcgTTGGGTCGTctcgtttgtcccttttaccctaaacagacgggggcggacaggataaggtcgcgtgcggtggagttggcctaatagCCCCGAGATTCGACCGAGGACCAAGCACGACGACCACGACTACTGAATCGGGGTCTTCTCTTTTCTCCACGGAAGAGCAAGTGCGCCGCGGGTAGACAATGGAAGAGGAAATGATGGGGAAGGAGACTTGTGCTTCGAGCCGGCCGCACAGGCATGGATGATTAAAAAGCTTTCGACGAAACCGTCATCAGTAGTATAAATTATCCAACTGCAACTGCAAGCAAGCTTGTGCGCACCACGAGTCCACGACACCCACAGATTCAGCCAACTTCCATTTCGCAAGAATGCTCTCCGGTATGTTTCTCGTAGCAGCGCTCCTGCTCTTCCGCCCAACGCCGGCGGCCGGCGATTCCATGTTATACACGCACTGGCCCGACTTCAACAGTTCCGGGCTAATGGTCTTCACCCGAGATACGCAAAGGTTAGCCTCCGAGCTGTTCCTCGACAAAAATCTCTCTGAGCTCAACAATTCCAAGGGGCTCGTCGTCTTCCCGCTGAGCTCCTCGTTCTCGCTGGAATATTCCACTTCTCTCTACACAAACTTCACCATGCAAGGCTCTTCTCCTGCCTCcttcaccgtattatttgccttgctTCCGTGGGATATCATTAGGGGTGCCGGCGCAAGGTACATCGTCAATGGCGTTGACCAAACTAACAACACTGAAAAGACGATTGGCAGCAACGAGTTTGCTGCCGTCGAGATTGGCACGCTGAGGTCGAGCTCGGCCGACCCAAGAAAGCCGGGTGTTGGCCTCAATGTCACCGTCACGCCCACCAAGATCCAGCGCCTCGCCGTGAGGATCGACTACTTCTACACCAAATCCAGGGCGGCGGTGTACGTTGGCCCCGTCGGCTCGGAAAAGGGGACGGACGTGGTTGCCAGCGGGCCGGTCAATATAAAGAAGATGCAAGCAGTCGATTTTGCTTTCATCGGCTTCTTCAGCGACCGTGTGAGCAACATCTTGAGCAATATCAAGACTTGGGAGCTCAAGGTGGAAAGTGTTATTCCGAAGCGCAAAGGGCCGTCATGGCTGGTCATACTGCTCTCGGTTGTCGGATCAGCGGCTGCCACGGCCATTACTGCTGCTGCTTTCGCTGTCTACTACAGGTCCAAGTACAGGAGGTGGAACAAGGACCTGCAGCGGCTGGCCAGGTCCATGCAGCACCTCCCGGGGATGCCAAGGCACGTCGACTTCGCCGACATCAAGAAGGCCACCAAAAACTTCCATAGCAGCATGCAGCTGGGAGCAGGCGGATTTGGGGCCGTCTACAGATGCAAGCTTCCGGCCGCGCCCGAAGTTGGGGGTCCGGAGGTGGAGGCGGCCGTCAAGAAGTTCACGCGCAACCACAACGGGTGCTACGATGACTTCATGGAGGAGGTCAGCGTCGTCAACCGTTTGCGCCACCGGAACATCGCT
It contains:
- the LOC119340319 gene encoding probable L-type lectin-domain containing receptor kinase S.5; translation: MLSGMFLVAALLLFRPTPAAGDSMLYTHWPDFNSSGLMVFTRDTQRLASELFLDKNLSELNNSKGLVVFPLSSSFSLEYSTSLYTNFTMQGSSPASFTVLFALLPWDIIRGAGARYIVNGVDQTNNTEKTIGSNEFAAVEIGTLRSSSADPRKPGVGLNVTVTPTKIQRLAVRIDYFYTKSRAAVYVGPVGSEKGTDVVASGPVNIKKMQAVDFAFIGFFSDRVSNILSNIKTWELKVESVIPKRKGPSWLVILLSVVGSAAATAITAAAFAVYYRSKYRRWNKDLQRLARSMQHLPGMPRHVDFADIKKATKNFHSSMQLGAGGFGAVYRCKLPAAPEVGGPEVEAAVKKFTRNHNGCYDDFMEEVSVVNRLRHRNIAPLVGWSYHSGVPLLIFELMPNGSLDQHLFHPTRTRFLRWETRYDIVKDITTGLHYVHHEYEPAVLHRDIKASNVLLDSAFRARLGDFGIARAVGLDRNSVTGLAGTPGYISPDYACSYKATRETDVYAFGVVVLEIVTGKPALHKDVPSDSIMCVWVWQLHRRGVLINAVDDVLAAAGFDADDARRLLLLGLACTNPNPADRPNMATVVRVVTKLAPSPDVPLERPPFGLPPQGLCTSTLLGSTCGTGTRIFHTAGSSAMVELEQLSEEPPIVFQASGTSGQARTSTETAPARPSRGTTGSS